In Bactrocera oleae isolate idBacOlea1 chromosome 5, idBacOlea1, whole genome shotgun sequence, a genomic segment contains:
- the LOC118681463 gene encoding uncharacterized protein has product MKYFCKFLIILLTINSLTKFINGGKDEDADVDGENYDGDGEDEDNEYDYGDVEYFDVSKENKMELPEDCISLKYLKLKRVCDIVYPEVLGQNYEDMLVEVNDPYAVFQFPYEDTNRYFFTFQKSAIFHCQYLQVIDVRNYKCFNESDAAEDIVLTKGVIQCISQPSAAIDLLLGTCSSQLNESAVFSALHYSNLVTLERSTSGKDKLSMDRFLHLGFMALLYILFTTKN; this is encoded by the coding sequence atgaaatatttttgtaaatttcttataatattattaacaataaattctttaacaaaatttataaacggAGGGAAGGATGAGGATGCTGACGTTGATGGTGAAAATTATGATGGCGATGGCGAAGATGAAGACAATGAATATGATTATGGCGATGTAGAGTACTTCGATGTTAGTAAGGAGAATAAAATGGAATTACCAGAGGACTGCATATCACTGAAATATCTAAAACTAAAACGAGTTTGTGACATTGTGTATCCGGAAGTTTTGGGGCAAAATTACGAAGATATGCTCGTGGAAGTGAATGATCCATATGCTGTTTTCCAATTTCCATATGAGGACACAAATCGctactttttcacttttcaaaaaaGCGCCATATTCCATTGTCAATATTTACAAGTGATCGATGTACGAAACTATAAATGTTTTAATGAATCGGATGCGGCCGAAGATATAGTCTTGACTAAGGGTGTCATACAATGTATCAGTCAGCCATCCGCTGCGATTGATTTGCTCTTGGGTACTTGTTCGTCGCAACTGAACGAAAGCGCGGTATTCTCCGCTTTGCATTATTCTAATCTAGTAACGTTAGAGCGTAGCACAAGTGGCAAAGACAAACTGAGTATGGATCGGTTTTTGCATTTGGGATTTATGGCACTGTTGTACATTTTATTCacaactaaaaattaa